The genomic DNA ATCTGAATTATGTGTACATGGGTAACATTATGCTGGATGAAGGAAGCAATACTTACTGCCATCGTTGCGGAACCCTTCTGGTGGAAAGACAAGGGTACCAAACCCGAATTCCCGGCCTCGACGAGGAGGGAAAATGTATTGAATGTGGAAATCATGTATTCATCCGATAAAAAAAGAACGCTATGAATATCAGAAAACCAACGGTTGCAGGTCAGTTTTATCCCGACAATAAACAGGAGCTCAATGAGCTGCTGGAGATGGTGTACGGCAAGGAAAAAGATAACATTGATGCAGACCTGGCACAGAAGAAAATAATAGGCGGTATAGCACCCCATGCCGGATATATGTTTTCTGCTTACCAGGCAGTTCATCTCTTTGAGATCATAAAGGAACATTCCACCCAATTTGATACGTTTTTCATCATCAACCCGAACCATACCGGTATGGGAAACGAAATGGCCTTCGACAGCAATGATTATTGGGATACACCATACGGCCAGGTGGAAGTGGACCACGATTTTGCCGACAAACTGGAACTACCCGTTTCTGACCTCGAAGAAAAAAGAGAACATTCCGGGGAAGTGATGGTGCCGATGCTGAAATATTTTCTGGATTACGACTTTAAAATTGCACCGGTTACCATGACGCTTCAAAATTACCGAAATGCATCAAGCCTGGCGGATGCCATAGTCAAAGCAAATCAGACATTGAA from Bacteroidales bacterium includes the following:
- the amrB gene encoding AmmeMemoRadiSam system protein B yields the protein MNIRKPTVAGQFYPDNKQELNELLEMVYGKEKDNIDADLAQKKIIGGIAPHAGYMFSAYQAVHLFEIIKEHSTQFDTFFIINPNHTGMGNEMAFDSNDYWDTPYGQVEVDHDFADKLELPVSDLEEKREHSGEVMVPMLKYFLDYDFKIAPVTMTLQNYRNASSLADAIVKANQTLKKNIFLVGSSDFSHFVSPKTGEEKDQYVLDKIQNFDGKGVEREISDKQISVCGYGPIMAVMEYARRVSENPKTKILRKGNSGDVIPSNEVVDYVSMLFYEE